A section of the Leptospira kobayashii genome encodes:
- a CDS encoding PcfJ domain-containing protein: protein MIPALQFCLEHPEWILSSIPEDFSEAKEKLPFRKRKEIAIYFGFLPSSLNVLGKITETAIREGYLPAFRKLYRISVYQKAFHHLTFINRILFDFFGFARKKGWKEKWDILFLKDLALRFPDSSSENNKYQSIFQIYEEVKRFCPKWRINSLSHLYELEKKMIHLIGKNQFAGPDELYPPPPVQGEEGVIPIVSRKQLFDESKSQHNCVFSYDSDILTGKYYIYRVLFPERCTLSLLHINGDWYLDQVSSAFNKEVKRETADQIEFWRMQNGILMLGDVFRIGIPPNWVFTR from the coding sequence ATGATCCCTGCATTGCAGTTTTGCCTGGAACACCCCGAATGGATTCTAAGTTCGATTCCTGAGGATTTTTCCGAGGCAAAAGAGAAATTACCTTTTCGCAAAAGAAAAGAGATCGCAATTTATTTCGGCTTTCTGCCCAGTTCATTAAACGTTTTGGGAAAGATAACGGAAACCGCCATCCGGGAAGGGTATCTTCCCGCATTTCGAAAGTTATACCGTATCTCCGTTTACCAAAAAGCGTTTCACCATCTAACTTTTATCAATCGGATTTTATTTGATTTCTTCGGGTTTGCCAGGAAAAAAGGGTGGAAAGAGAAATGGGATATTCTCTTTTTGAAGGACCTTGCCCTCCGGTTTCCTGACTCCTCTTCGGAAAATAACAAATATCAGTCTATATTTCAAATCTACGAAGAAGTAAAACGGTTTTGCCCCAAGTGGAGAATAAATTCTCTTTCCCATTTGTACGAATTGGAAAAAAAAATGATCCATCTCATCGGGAAAAACCAATTTGCCGGTCCCGACGAATTGTACCCTCCTCCACCCGTCCAAGGAGAAGAAGGGGTGATCCCGATTGTATCCAGAAAACAATTGTTTGATGAATCCAAATCCCAACACAATTGTGTATTCAGTTATGATTCTGACATATTGACTGGAAAATATTACATCTACCGGGTTTTGTTCCCCGAAAGATGTACTCTCTCCTTACTGCATATAAACGGAGATTGGTATTTGGACCAAGTTTCTTCTGCATTTAATAAAGAAGTAAAACGGGAAACCGCTGACCAGATAGAATTTTGGCGGATGCAAAATGGAATCCTAATGCTTGGAGATGTATTTCGAATCGGGATTCCTCCGAATTGGGTCTTTACCAGGTGA
- a CDS encoding ChpI protein, whose translation MKNKRIPTPTIAEKKAKKLGIPRSQLFARALEEFIQNHSKNSITEKLNQVYANNSNNRDSSSDILLHTLRISLKNDSW comes from the coding sequence ATGAAAAACAAACGTATTCCTACTCCAACGATTGCTGAAAAGAAGGCAAAAAAACTGGGTATTCCAAGAAGCCAGTTATTCGCCCGAGCACTTGAAGAGTTTATCCAAAATCATTCGAAAAACTCAATTACAGAAAAGTTGAATCAGGTTTATGCCAATAATTCAAACAACCGGGATAGTTCCTCAGACATTTTACTTCATACCCTTCGGATTAGTTTAAAAAATGATTCGTGGTGA
- a CDS encoding tetratricopeptide repeat protein, translated as MMKRIFLTFQKIKIRTKMILIVTGVVFLCVGPLSLIILYRNQAILLDKTFEVCLNLGDNISNLATEELLINETFDATSTALSRLKTSQLSGLLDAYVVNIDGRYVAEINENHLGKPVPQNELDYYFSLKELDFKEVESGSGPILRFTYPIFIEYRDKKIRVGAAIFEFDKEEVYAPVVQTRTTIILGASILFVIGIIIAVYSAIFFSRPIQQLTAGAKLIGAGNLSHRISLQNQDEIGELASTFNRMTSQIQDFTQNLESKVEQRTEELNQSLKVVQDLKERQDGDYYLTSLLLQPLQPNNNNSKTVKTEFLIDQKKKFSFRKWKSEIGGDICITDTISLQDQEYTVFINGDAMGKSIQGAGGALVLGVVFNAGLMRSRITKNQKVYPEVWLKERFLDLQNVFRSFEGSMFISVCMGLVETKTGVMYYINAEHPWTVLFRDGKASFLEEELAIRKLGTPDIEEKFFVRMFQLMPEDIIITGSDGRDDFAQEEDDPNHETINTDEMQFLYRVEEAGGDLEGISKGIKSKGFLIDDLSLLKISYNPDISEAKFFPTPELPSRFSDTNQLLAGGNTEEAIQSIEELFKENPNFSDLLKLLGKLYFETKDYSRAVECLNQFIDINPANNESIYLLSLSYKNLNLMNEAADVGERLYLREPLDFNNLVSLAETYFELGVYRRGEFLIQKALELNPDDSVALQIQAKIESIKNTLTPEEIQKVPKPLVEIRSLTSVIESADNLYAEKKYKEALNEYKEALKRSRENPFLLFRTANCLSLLERMEEAIEFYSTSLALVPNNHHARNNLGSIFFRLRRYAEARNEWEMALQIKPDFKTARINLDKLEKFIQENLVQAES; from the coding sequence ATGATGAAAAGAATCTTTCTTACGTTCCAAAAAATAAAGATCCGAACCAAGATGATTCTTATCGTTACCGGTGTTGTATTTTTATGTGTAGGACCTCTGTCGCTCATCATTCTCTATCGTAACCAAGCGATCTTGCTCGACAAAACATTTGAAGTCTGTTTGAACCTGGGAGACAATATTTCCAATCTTGCCACGGAAGAACTGTTGATCAATGAAACTTTCGATGCAACAAGCACGGCTCTCTCTCGTTTGAAAACATCACAACTCTCCGGATTATTGGATGCTTATGTAGTCAATATCGACGGACGTTATGTTGCAGAAATCAATGAAAACCATTTGGGCAAACCCGTTCCTCAGAACGAACTGGATTATTATTTCAGTTTGAAAGAACTCGATTTTAAAGAAGTGGAATCGGGTAGTGGACCCATTCTTCGTTTCACATACCCCATCTTCATTGAATATAGAGACAAAAAAATCAGAGTGGGCGCGGCCATATTCGAGTTTGATAAGGAAGAAGTTTACGCGCCGGTAGTCCAGACGAGAACCACGATCATTTTAGGTGCGAGTATTCTATTCGTTATCGGAATCATCATTGCAGTCTACAGCGCTATCTTTTTTTCAAGACCCATCCAACAACTCACCGCCGGTGCCAAATTGATCGGCGCGGGCAATTTGAGTCATAGGATTTCTTTGCAAAACCAGGACGAGATCGGTGAACTGGCTAGTACCTTCAATCGGATGACTTCTCAGATCCAGGATTTCACTCAAAACCTGGAGAGCAAAGTGGAACAAAGGACCGAGGAACTGAACCAAAGTTTGAAGGTGGTTCAGGATTTAAAAGAAAGACAAGACGGGGATTATTACCTCACCTCACTTTTGTTACAACCTTTACAGCCTAATAACAATAATTCGAAAACGGTTAAAACGGAATTTCTGATCGATCAGAAGAAAAAATTCAGTTTTAGAAAATGGAAGTCCGAGATCGGGGGAGATATTTGTATCACCGATACGATTTCATTGCAAGACCAAGAATACACCGTGTTTATCAACGGTGATGCGATGGGAAAATCCATTCAGGGAGCGGGCGGCGCACTTGTGTTAGGTGTTGTTTTTAACGCAGGACTTATGCGTTCCCGGATTACAAAAAACCAAAAGGTGTATCCAGAGGTTTGGTTGAAAGAACGGTTTTTGGATCTTCAAAACGTATTTCGTTCCTTTGAAGGTTCCATGTTTATCTCGGTTTGTATGGGTCTTGTCGAAACAAAAACAGGTGTTATGTATTATATCAATGCGGAACATCCCTGGACCGTGCTTTTCAGAGACGGAAAAGCTTCCTTTTTGGAAGAGGAACTTGCGATTCGCAAATTGGGAACACCCGATATAGAAGAGAAATTTTTCGTTCGTATGTTCCAGTTGATGCCGGAGGACATTATCATCACCGGATCGGACGGAAGGGATGATTTTGCACAGGAAGAAGACGATCCCAATCACGAAACCATCAATACGGACGAGATGCAGTTTTTGTATCGTGTGGAAGAAGCGGGAGGGGATCTGGAAGGGATTTCGAAAGGAATCAAATCGAAAGGATTTTTAATAGATGATCTTTCTCTTCTGAAAATCAGTTATAATCCTGATATTAGCGAAGCTAAATTTTTCCCGACTCCGGAACTTCCTTCCCGTTTTTCGGATACGAATCAGCTACTCGCAGGCGGAAATACGGAAGAAGCCATTCAGTCCATTGAGGAGTTATTCAAAGAAAATCCGAATTTTTCCGATCTGTTGAAGCTACTGGGAAAACTTTATTTTGAAACAAAAGACTATTCCCGTGCCGTTGAATGTTTGAATCAATTCATCGATATCAATCCTGCAAATAACGAATCCATTTATCTTCTTTCTCTCTCTTATAAAAATCTGAATCTAATGAATGAAGCCGCGGATGTGGGAGAAAGGTTGTATCTTCGCGAACCTCTCGATTTCAATAATTTGGTCAGTCTTGCCGAAACCTATTTCGAATTAGGTGTTTATCGTAGGGGAGAGTTTTTGATTCAAAAGGCTTTGGAATTGAATCCGGATGATTCGGTTGCTTTGCAAATCCAGGCAAAAATAGAAAGCATCAAAAACACCCTTACGCCTGAGGAGATCCAAAAAGTCCCGAAACCGCTTGTGGAAATCCGAAGTCTTACTTCCGTGATCGAGTCTGCGGACAATTTGTACGCGGAAAAAAAATACAAAGAAGCATTGAACGAATACAAGGAAGCGTTGAAACGTTCCCGTGAAAATCCGTTTCTGCTTTTCCGAACAGCAAATTGTCTTTCTTTGTTGGAACGAATGGAAGAAGCCATTGAATTTTATTCCACATCTCTGGCCCTTGTCCCGAACAATCACCATGCCAGAAATAATTTGGGAAGTATCTTTTTCCGGCTTCGAAGATATGCCGAAGCGAGAAATGAATGGGAGATGGCTTTGCAGATCAAACCCGATTTCAAAACGGCACGCATCAACTTGGACAAATTGGAAAAATTCATACAAGAAAATCTGGTTCAGGCGGAATCATGA